A single region of the Halichondria panicea chromosome 10, odHalPani1.1, whole genome shotgun sequence genome encodes:
- the LOC135342705 gene encoding interferon-related developmental regulator 2-like, which yields MPKGRSRKRKEKGHQSQPADTGSLDDDSESVCSSLDGSVMSEDGVGVGGVEEETEEDAEFQLAEHIDRLGEKSSRTRLEALTQVNKILRGKLVAHCLTGCRETLLDIITRGLKRVSGQERLDLLELSMLLTVQFGVDQPALAAALRPLVTQLAQDPTISAPERSECLKVLGVVVFIQVSDLLEVASVMRVLEEVLRKCRLDQVVASAVRSWTLLLSIAPDHSVPALFNCLLPALNSLLDKTSHLGVRVAVGQAVALLFELVREVDESLLDTRDSDRAYELIQSLATESDRHTARKERNHQRSTFKDILNTLEGGVGPERTVRSGVESVSLNCWARHVQYDTFRDLLGPAMNTHLAGNDLLREVFQMGPPPLLRVESKAHKLDRKYYNAVMAKQRTQSRGKLRDKRTVT from the exons ATGCCTAAAGGGAGATCACGGAAGAGGAAGGAGAAGGGACACCAGAGCCAACCTGCAG ACACGGGGTCACTGGATGATGacagtgagagtgtgtgtagCTCGCTGGACGGTAGTGTGATGAGTGAGGATGGTGTGGGCGTGGGCGGTGTGGAGGAGGAGACAGAGGAAGACGCAGAGTTCCAACTAGCAGAGCATATTGACCGACTCGGGGAGAAAAG ttctcGCACTCGCTTGGAAGCACTGACACAAGTCAACAAGATACTGAGAGGCAAGCTAGTAGCTCACTGTCTGACTGGCTGCAGAGAGACACTCCTAGACATCATCACCAGGGGACTCAAGAGag tgagtgggcaggaGAGGCTGGATCTGTTGGAGCTCAGTATGTTGctgacagtgcagtttggaGTGGACCAACCTGCCCTAGCTGCTGCACTAAGACCACTAGTCACACAACTGGCACAAGACCCAACCATCTCAGCACCcgagaggtcagag TGTTTGAAGGTTCTGGGAGTAGTGGTGTTCATACAAGTATCTGATCTACTG GAGGTTGCCAGTGTGATGCGTGTGCTGGAGGAGGTACTGAGGAAGTGTAGACTGGACCAGGTGGTGGCCTCTGCTGTGAGGAGCTGGACACTACTGCTCTCCATAGCACCAGACCATTCTGTACCAGCTCTGTTCAATTG TTTGCTGCCTGCTCTGAACAGTCTCCTGGACAAGACCTCCCACCTTGGTGTGAGGGTGGCAGTGGGGCAAGCTGTGGCTCTACTGTTTGAGTTAGTCAGAGAGGTGGATGAGAGTTTACTGGACACTAGAGACAGTGACAGAGCGTATGAGCTTATCCAGAGTCTAGCCACAGAGAGTGACAGACACACGGCACGCAAGGAACGTAACCATCAGAGATCTACATTCAAGGATATCCTCAACACACTCGAG GGTGGAGTTGGACCTGAGCGCACAGTGAGAAGTGGAGTGGAATCAGTCTCCCTCAACTGTTGGGCCAGACATGTCCAATATGATACCTTCAGAGACCTATTAGGACCAGCCATGAACACTCACCTGGCAGGGAATGATCTACTCAGGGAGGTGTTTCAGATGGGACCTCCTCCATTGCTCAGAGTGGAGAGCAAGGCTCACAAGCTGGACAGG AAGTACTACAATGCAGTGATGGCCAAACAGAGGACTCAATCACGAGGAAAGCTCAGAGACAAGAGAACTGTTACATAG
- the LOC135342330 gene encoding 8-oxo-dGDP phosphatase NUDT18-like → MEEIAAVVNCTPTPQPLHPDIRATDMRLRLHSNVIYLVAGVVVQDGKVLLIQECKISFKNKWYLPAGRMEPDESIVEAVQREVLEESGYQFQPEALVAVQRMDRKRVRFGLAGSIIGGSLKTKEQADGESTQAAWFTTDTQQLVKELKLRNNSILPLIEAATEWFANRPYTGLPVAVGHVSSSQRLLIVQDIGQELKVLVSRIEGGTTRLPSCLIHRDTLFSRVDHNSTLDSAVKVSLVHRACGMFIL, encoded by the exons ATGGAGGAGATAGCTGCAGTGGTGAATTGTACCCCCACTCCTCAACCACTTCATCCTGACATCAGAGCCACTGACATGA GGTTGAGGCTGCACAGTAATGTCATCTACCTTGTGGCAGGCGTGGTGGTACAGGATGGGAAGGTGTTGCTCATACAAGAGTGTAAGATCAGCTTCAAGAACAAGTGGTACCTCCCGGCAGGCAGGATGGAGCCCGACGAGTCtattgtg GAGGCAGTGCAGAGAGAGGTGTTGGAGGAGTCAGGCTACCAGTTCCAACCTGAGGCACTGGTGGCTGTGCAGAGAATGGACCGCAAGAGAGTGAGATTTGGACTAGCTGGTTCAATAATAGGAGGGAGCTTAAAGACCAAGGAACAAGCTGATGGGGAGTCAACACAAGCTGCCTGGTTCACTACTGATACTCAACAGTTGGTCAAGGAGCTCAAGTTACGTAACAACAGTATCCTACCTCTCATTGAAGCAGCTACTGAATGGTTTGCTAATCGTCCGTACACTGGCTTGCCCGTTGCCGTGGGTCACGTTAGCTCCTCACAGAGATTGCTGATAGTGCAAGATATCGGGCAAGAGCTGAAGGTGTTGGTGTCCAGGATAGAGGGTGGGACCACAAGACTCCCCTCATGTCTCATACATAGAGACACTCTATTCTCAAGGGTGGATCACAATAGTACACTGGATAGTGCTGTCAAGGTGAGCCTTGTGCATCGTGCATGTGGAATGTTCATACTTTAA
- the LOC135343100 gene encoding ras-GEF domain-containing family member 1B-like, translating into MAGPKSKAGTDLFSIQFEVTEKLLEAEEKKLRVLKTEVEASKHSDAGDDSKRARELEMQENSYLRIKMQHQRLAQEMQDIAEARMVQRQPKMKVSRSLPAIVMKPAHKPRPSVFDHLVPKTAADVQANGGGLSPGFFQGSMVAAPGQNTDELQYKDGVLVAGSLNELVTLLVPTETHYPERTYMFAFLLCSRLFIKPYELLSRVTRMFHIRLKQFNTSGKPSDEGPGHNMVQCLSEWTEMYPYDFRDERMMRSLKELTQTCAAISTDLRRSVGQLQSALVQKLSVLDKYEHVLSQVNAVAMDRLIDPTTQVNLLSVCEDPTILAQQLTHIEMERLNNIGPEEFIQAFEKTEAEPLYRDLKKTSNLEAYVEWFNRLSYLVATEICVAEKKKSRGKLIEFFADTALECRRLHNYNSYMAICAGLFMSSVTRLKKTRSRVTSGKLQSIEDFMDPMGNFSIYRHHLEKAVSEANQGKSGQRWVVPFFSLIVKDIYFMQQSSGKTPSGLIRFDKCIAQARLVSQILCYKDIVLPFPRVRAALNYLMTIPVHTDDELQLASFEIEPPDNSGERKRYQDLKMILGSFGGRIKRTNSTGSTTSTGSSPPPTFPTIREEA; encoded by the exons ATGGCTGGTCCTAAGAGCAAAGCAGGAACAGATCTATTCAGTATACAGTTCGAG GTCACAGAGAAGTTGCTGGAAGCAGAAGAGAAGAAGTTACGAGTGCTCAAGACTGAAGTAGAGGCCAGCAAGCACTCTGATGCTGGAGATGACTCCAAGAGG GCAAGGGAATTGGAGATGCAGGAAAACAGTTACTT GCGTATCAAGATGCAGCATCAGAGATTGGCTCAGGAGATGCAGGATATTGCCGAGGCTCGTATGGTGCAGAGGCAACCAAAGATGAAAGTGTCGAGAAGTCTCCCGGCAATAGTCATGAAACCTGCCCACAAACCACGA ccGTCAGTATTTGATCACCTCGTACCCAAGACTGCAGCGGATGTACAAGCAAAC ggtggtGGTCTCTCTCCTGGGTTCTTCCAAGGTTCCATGGTCGCTGCTCCAGGACAAAACACTGAT GAGCTGCAATATAAGGATGGTGTTCTAGTGGCTGGATCACTCAATGAACTGGTCACACTACTGGTTCCCACGGAAACCCATTATCCTGAGAGGACGTACATGTTCGCTTTCCTCCTCTGCTCACGATTGTTCATTAAACCATATGAACTACTTAGTCGAGTTACcagg ATGTTTCACATACGACTGAAGCAATTCAATACTTCAGGAAAG CCGAGTGATGAAGGACCAGGGCACAACATGGTGCAGTGTCTCAG TGAGTGGACCGAGATGTATCCGTATGATTTCAGAGATGAGAGGATGATGAGGTCACTAAAGGAGCTGACCCAGACATGTGCTGCTATATCCACA GATCTACGTCGCTCTGTGGGTCAGTTGCAGTCAGCTCTAGTGCAAAAACTAAGTGTTCTTGATAAGTACGAGCATGTGCTCTCCCAGGTGAACGCTGTGGCAATGGATAGACTCATCGACCCCACCACTCAAGTCAACCTACTGTCAGTATGTGAGGACCCCACTATTCTAGCACAGCAGCTCACACATATTGAAATG GAGCGGCTCAACAACATTGGACCAGAGGAATTCATACAAGCATTTGAGAAGACGGAGGCAGAG ccactgTATCGAGATCTCAAGAAGACTAGTAACCTGGAGGCTTATGTGGAGTGGTTCAATAGACTTAGCTATCTCGTTGCCACGGAGATATGTGTG GCGGAAAAGAAGAAAAGTAGAGGAAAGTTGATAGAGTTTTTTGCTGACACAGCACTAGAATGTCGGAGACTGCATAACTACAACTCCTACATGGCAATCTGTG CTGGTCTGTTTATGAGTTCTGTCACAAGATTAAAGAAAACA CGATCGAGAGTAACCAGCGGTAAACTACAATCAATCGAG GACTTTATGGATCCAATGGGCAACTTCTCCATCTATCGCCATCACTTGGAGAAGGCAGTGAGCGAGGCTAACCAAGGCAAGAGTGGGCAGAGATGGGTAGTTCCATTCTTCAGTCTCATTGTCAAGGACATCTACTTCATGCAGCAATCAAGTGGcaa aacccCGAGTGGTCTGATCAGGTTTGATAAGTGCATTGCTCAGGCACGTCTTGTCTCTCAGATCCTCTGCTATAAGGACATTGTG TTACCATTTCCGAGAGTGAGAGCAGCACTCAATTATCTCATGACCATCCCAGTACACACTGATGACG AGCTGCAATTGGCATCCTTTGAGATTGAGCCTCCAGATAACAGTGGAGAGAGGAAGAGATACCAAGATCTCAA GATGATCCTCGGCTCATTTGGTGGGCGTATCAAGCGTACCAACAGCACTGGGTCTACCACCAGCACTGGGTCATCCCCTCCACCTACCTTCCCAACCATAAGGGAGGAGGCATAG
- the LOC135343101 gene encoding small ribosomal subunit protein uS5m-like, whose protein sequence is MVMALNLRSIFLTVSYPLRRVGLRFYAKNPLENRSLDTLLGSVGGGRGGRGGRGRKKGGKKAIRLQQQVELGSGRNNVRWAGLSHPLASGRHRYGPQWLDTHDFGSTQVPEGQDASEESILDARQLEGPSGQRLPLSMLNWSRTGWSGRSWGGRYVGCPELPDGTPLTDFSSTVIELKRVANQTKAGKKRTISCLVVVGNGNGVAGYAVGRGEEIRAAIRKAKNKAVNALQYIPRYGDHTVYHNVRVKYCRTNILMERQVAGSGLRCQRAIHAICALVGIKDLRAKIIGSTNLLNVVHAAMKGLTSQETHQSLADEEERFLVEFHQECGGRPLVSSIPKTLHTHDNVNSLKNMQLLRV, encoded by the coding sequence ATGGTAATGGCCTTGAACCTCCGCTCCATCTTTCTAACCGTCTCGTACCCTTTGCGGAGAGTTGGACTTCGTTTCTACGCCAAGAATCCACTGGAGAACAGATCACTGGACACTCTACTCGGCTCCGTGGGGGGTGGCAGGGGAGGTCGAGGTGGGCGGGGCCGTAAGAAAGGTGGCAAGAAAGCGATCAGACTCCAGCAACAAGTAGAACTCGGGAGTGGTAGGAACAACGTACGCTGGGCTGGTCTTAGTCACCCACTCGCCTCTGGTCGCCATCGTTACGGACCACAATGGTTAGACACGCACGACTTTGGTAGCACGCAAGTACCTGAAGGACAGGACGCATCTGAAGAGAGTATTCTAGATGCTCGACAATTAGAAGGTCCCTCAGGTCAAAGGTTACCGTTGTCAATGCTTAATTGGAGCAGGACAGGATGGAGTGGGCGTTCGTGGGGTGGGCGATATGTTGGTTGCCCTGAGTTACCTGATGGAACACCCCTCACGGACTTCTCATCCACTGTGATTGAGTTGAAGCGTGTAGCTAACCAAACAAAGGCCGGGAAAAAACGAACCATTAGTTGTCTTGTTGTCGTTGGTAACGGAAACGGAGTTGCTGGTTATGCTGTTGGAAGAGGGGAGGAAATCAGAGCGGCCATTCGTAAAGCCAAGAACAAAGCTGTTAATGCTCTACAGTACATCCCTCGCTATGGCGACCACACTGTGTACCATAATGTACGCGTCAAGTATTGCCGTACTAATATTCTAATGGAGAGGCAAGTGGCTGGTTCTGGGTTGAGATGTCAGAGAGCTATACACGCTATCTGTGCTCTGGTAGGAATCAAAGACTTGAGAGCAAAGATAATAGGATCCACTAATCTTCTGAATGTTGTCCATGCTGCAATGAAGGGGCTGACAAGTCAAGAGACGCATCAATCATTGGCTGATGAGGAGGAGAGGTTTCTGGTGGAGTTCCATCAAGAGTGCGGTGGGAGACCACTTGTGTCTAGCATACCCAAGACCCTCCACACGCACGACAATGTCAACTCTTTGAAGAACATGCAATTATTACGTGTCTAG
- the LOC135343102 gene encoding uncharacterized protein LOC135343102: protein MASYHLEALRRQRLIDRAHQAAHTVDHEIPAADIVQYTSKQGSQGSRESIRPKSASSIAQTMSATIEIGNDSCTVSRHTSRPASAISSKSVSSQAKSSRPASAKTTPTSKTRSQGNSISSRRSSRPASASSSHTKTSILSPEGGVSAATQEPSEGTRSLSSSRATKVTISESGTAGKSRSISAASKQSWSSRAEIRADEVRKELHKQELFLRDSNLVMGDIQVEEELQLTKKELQLV from the exons ATGGCCTCTTATCACCTGGAGGCGCTGAGGAGACAGAGACTCATCGACAGAGCACACCAAGCAGCACACACGGTGGATCATGAG ATACCTGCAGCTGACATAGTACAGTATACTAGCAAGCAAGGTTCACAGGGAAGCAGAGAATCAATAAGACCAAAGAGTGCATCCAGTATTGCTCAAACTATGTCAGCCACCATTGAAATTGGAAATGACAGTTGTACAGTATCGAGGCACACCAGTCGTCCAGCCTCAGCCATTAGCTCAAAGAGTGTAAGCAGTCAAGCTAAGTCCAGTAGACCTGCATCAGCAAAGACCACCCCTACTAGCAAAACTAGGAGCCAAGGAAATTCCATAAGCAGTCGAAGATCCTCCAGGCCTGCATCAGCTTCTTCTTCCCACACCAAGACTAGCATACTATCACCAGAAGGTGGAGTCAGTGCTGCTACACAAGAGCCCTCAGAAGGAACAAGATCTCTGTCCAGTTCAAGAGCTACTAAAGTTACTATCTCAGAATCAGGAACTGCAGGGAAGAGTCGCTCCATCAGTGCTGCCTCTAAACAGTCGTGGAGCTCTAGGGCCGAGATTAGAGCTGATGAAGTGAGGAAGGAGCTACACAA GCAGGAGCTATTTCTGAGGGACAGTAATCTCGTTATGGGTGACATACAAGTGGAAGAAGAGTTGCAACTAACCAAGAAAGAATTACAGCTAGTTTGA
- the LOC135342692 gene encoding 2-amino-3-ketobutyrate coenzyme A ligase, mitochondrial-like, with the protein MAAILRSLSLAYRAPPVIHGSVRSTSTLARFRDILGGEVSAIREAGTFKHERVITTPQAALIKVQERDGYLLNFCANNYLGLSSHPEVIRAAQKALDDYGAGLSSVRFICGTQDLHLELESKIAQFHGRDDAILYASCFDANAGLFEAALGKEDALYSDQLNHASIIDGVRLAKCRKYRYKHRDVSELESQLQESSDARVKMIVSDGVFSMDGSIAPLKEMRVLADKYNALVFLDECHASGFLGNSGRGTEEQYGMSGSVDIINSTLGKALGGAAGGYTVGPLELTTLLRQRSRPYLFSNSLPPPVVAGAIKVFDLLMGGTGQELMNKLQENTTRFRQRMTEAGFTLKGEGHPITPVMLGDARLAAEFADDMLKQGIYVIGFSFPVVPQGQARIRVQISAVHSTEDVDRCVDAFISIGRDKGVIN; encoded by the exons ATGGCTGCAATACTGAGGTCCCTCTCCCTGGCCTATAGAGCCCCTCCAGTCATTCATGGCTCTGTAAGGTCTACCTCGACACTAGCCAGGTTTAGAGATATCCTAGGAGGCGAGGTCAGTGCCATCAGAGAAGCGGGCACATTCAAACACGAGCGAGTGATCACGACCCCTCAAGCTGCTCTCATCAAGGTTCAGGAGAGGGACGGATATCTACTCAACTTCTGTGCTAACAACTACCTCGGCCTTTCA TCACATCCTGAGGTgatcagagcagctcagaAGGCGTTGGATGATTATGGGGCTGGACTAAGCTCTGTCAGGTTCATCTGTGGTACCCAA GACCTCCATCTTGAGCTAGAGAGCAAGATTGCTCAGTTTCATGGCCGTGATGACGCTATACTGTACGCTAGCTGCTTTGACGCCAATGCTGGTCTATTTGAAGCAGCACTAGGTAAAGAAGACGCTCTGTACAGTGACCAGCTCAACCATGCCAGTATCATCGATGGTGTTAGACTAGCAAAGTGCAGGAAATATCGATACAAGCATCGAG ATGTGAGTGAGTTAGAGTCTCAGTTGCAAGAATCCAGTGATGCAAGGGTTAAGATGATTGTGTCAGATGGTGTGTTCAGTATGGATGGAAGCATCGCTCCTCTCAA GGAGATGAGGGTACTTGCTGACAAATATAATGCACTGGTTTTTCTTGACGAATGCCATGCATCCGGTTTCCTAGGCAACAGCGGAAG gGGCACAGAGGAGCAGTATGGTATGTCTGGTAGTGTGGACATCATCAACTCTACCCTGGGCAAGGCTCTAGGAGGAGCTGCCGGGGGATACACTGTAGGCCCTCTAGAGCTCACCACACTACTCAGACAAAGGTCACGACCTTATCTCTTCTCCAACAGTCTCCCCCCACCAGTAGTGGCCGGGGCTATCAAG GTATTTGATTTGCTGATGGGAGGTACAGGACAAGAGTTGATGAACAAGCTACAAGAGAATACAACAAGGTTCAGACAGAGGATGACCGAGGCAGGCTTCACTCTCAAG GGGGAAGGACATCCCATCACTCCAGTCATGTTGGGAGATGCTAGACTAGCTGCTGAGTTTGCTGATGACATGCTCAAACAAGGAATATACGTGATTGGGTTCTCCTTCCCTGTAGTGCCTCAAG GGCAAGCCAGGATCAGAGTGCAGATCTCAGCAGTGCATAGTACAGAGGATGTGGACCGATGTGTGGATGCATTCATCAGTATAGGGCGTGACAAAGGTGTCATCAAttaa
- the LOC135342733 gene encoding formin-2-like, with translation MYLAHPSLGQCVYPPTHLPWGSVVMYLAHPSLGQCVYLAHPSLGQCGHVSGPPFPGAVCVPTHTPSLGQCVYLAHPSLGQCGHVSGPPFPGAVCVSGPPFPGVVCVPTHTPSLGQCVYLAHPSLGQCVYPPTHLPSCIWPTLPWGSVCTHPHTFPGAVWSCIWPTLPWGSVCTHPHTFPEAVWSCIWPTLPWGSVCTHPHTFPGAVWSCIWPTLPWGSVCTHPHTFPGAVCVSGPPFPGAVCVPTHTPSLGQCVYPPTHLPWGSVCTHPHAFPGAVCVSGPPFPGAVCVPTHTPSWCVSGPPFPGAVWSCSCVNGCAFSSD, from the coding sequence ATGTATCTGGCCCACCCTTCCCTGGGGCAGTGTGtgtacccacccacacaccttccCTGGGGCAGTGTGGTCATGTATCTGGCCCACCCTTCCCTGGGGCAGTGTGTGTATCTGGCCCACCCTTCCCTGGGGCAGTGTGGTCATGTATCTGGCCCACCCTTCCCTGGGGCAGTGTGtgtacccacccacacaccttccCTGGGGCAGTGTGTGTATCTGGCCCACCCTTCCCTGGGGCAGTGTGGTCATGTATCTGGCCCACCCTTCCCTGGGGCAGTGTGTGTATCTGGCCCACCCTTCCCtggggtagtgtgtgtacccacccacacaccttccCTGGGGCAGTGTGTGTATCTGGCCCACCCTTCCCTGGGGCAGTGTGtgtacccacccacacaccttccCTCATGTATCTGGCCCACCCTTCCCTGGGGCAGTGTGtgtacccacccacacaccttccCTGGGGCAGTGTGGTCATGTATCTGGCCCACCCTTCCCTGGGGCAGTGTGtgtacccacccacacaccttccCTGAGGCAGTGTGGTCATGTATCTGGCCCACCCTTCCCtggggtagtgtgtgtacccacccacacaccttccCTGGGGCAGTGTGGTCATGTATCTGGCCCACCCTTCCCTGGGGCAGTGTGtgtacccacccacacaccttccCTGGGGCAGTGTGTGTATCTGGCCCACCCTTCCCTGGGGCAGTGTGtgtacccacccacacaccttccctggggcagtgtgtgtacccacccacacaccttccCTGGGGCAGTGTATGTACCCACCCACACGCCTTCCCTGGGGCAGTGTGTGTATCTGGCCCACCCTTCCCTGGGGCAGTGTGtgtacccacccacacaccttccTGGTGTGTATCTGGCCCACCCTTCCCTGGGGCAGTGTGGTCATGTTCATGTGTCAATGGCTGTGCTTTCTCCTCTGATTAG